A stretch of the Rhizomicrobium sp. genome encodes the following:
- a CDS encoding ABC transporter ATP-binding protein — protein MITLRNLNKVYRTTEVETTALRDVDLHVRAQEFLAVMGPSGCGKSTFLNIVGMLDTPTSGEYVFDGEQIAQRSESQLTQIRKTAIGFIFQSFNLIDELNVFENVELALLYHRNVSSAERKARVNAALERVKIGHRARHMPKQLSGGQQQRVAVARAVVARPKLILADEPTGNLDTANGEDVMQLLGELNEAGTTIIMVTHSHSHAECAHRIVDLLDGAIVAERVIRAA, from the coding sequence GTTTACCGCACGACTGAGGTGGAGACGACGGCTCTGCGCGATGTCGATCTGCATGTGCGGGCGCAGGAATTCCTCGCCGTCATGGGGCCGTCCGGATGCGGAAAGTCCACATTTCTGAATATCGTCGGCATGTTGGATACGCCGACGAGCGGCGAGTACGTGTTCGACGGCGAGCAGATCGCGCAGCGCAGCGAGTCGCAGCTCACCCAAATCAGGAAGACCGCGATAGGCTTCATATTCCAAAGCTTCAATCTGATCGACGAGCTGAACGTCTTCGAGAACGTGGAGCTCGCGCTGCTCTATCACCGCAACGTTTCTTCGGCGGAACGAAAAGCCCGCGTGAACGCGGCGCTGGAACGCGTGAAGATCGGCCATCGCGCGCGCCATATGCCCAAGCAGCTTTCCGGCGGCCAGCAGCAGCGCGTCGCCGTTGCGCGCGCCGTGGTCGCGCGACCGAAGCTGATTCTCGCCGACGAGCCGACCGGCAATCTCGACACCGCGAACGGCGAGGACGTGATGCAGCTCCTCGGCGAACTGAACGAGGCGGGCACGACCATCATCATGGTCACGCACTCGCATTCCCATGCCGAATGCGCGCATCGCATCGTCGACCTGCTGGACGGTGCAATCGTGGCGGAACGAGTCATACGAGCCGCCTGA